The Musa acuminata AAA Group cultivar baxijiao chromosome BXJ1-3, Cavendish_Baxijiao_AAA, whole genome shotgun sequence genome window below encodes:
- the LOC135619017 gene encoding RNA-binding protein BRN1-like isoform X2 encodes MAEGERKGGEGGGGGTVERGEERVKLFVGQVPKHMTEDELLALFKEVALVAEVSVIKDKVTKASRGCCFLICPSRQEADKAVAASHNKRTLPGASSPLQVKYADENKLFIGMLPKNISDAEVAELFSKYGTIRDLQILRSSQQTSKAGCAFLKYEMKEQALAALEALNGKHRMEGSSVPLVVKWADTEKQRQARRAQKAQFQANSVPHPSSMQQASIFGALPLGYMPPYNGYGYQPPGTYGLMQYPLASMQNQASYHNMILPANQGNTLHGISSDVSTGITPKSLNTTESGGYVGSPYPTVSGLQYPLPYPPSIGHLGNSHGLGQPVNMTNPTTSSSRSMTSGGWIEGPPGANLFIYHIPQEYGDQELANAFQGFGRVLSANVFVDKATGVSKCFGFVSYDSPAPAQAAINVMNGFQLGGKKLKVQLKKENKVNLINGEIRL; translated from the exons ATGGCTGAAGGAGAGAGGAAAGgaggcgaaggaggaggagggggtaCAGTGGAGAGGGGAGAGGAGAGGGTGAAGCTGTTCGTGGGGCAGGTGCCGAAGCACATGACGGAGGATGAGCTCCTGGCCTTGTTCAAGGAGGTGGCACTCGTGGCCGAGGTCAGCGTCATCAAGGACAAAGTCACCAAGGCCTCCCGAG GTTGCTGTTTCCTGATCTGCCCCTCGCGCCAGGAGGCCGACAAGGCGGTCGCCGCTTCCCATAACAAACGAACACTTCCCGGT GCTTCTAGTCCATTACAAGTAAAGTATGCTGATG AAAACAAGCTTTTCATTGGAATGCTTCCGAAGAACATATCTGATGCTGAAGTTGCAGAACTCTTTTCAAAATATGGTACTATTAGGGACTTACAGATCTTGAGAAGTTCTCAGCAAACAAGTAAAG CTGGCTGTgcattcttgaaatatgaaatgaAAGAACAAGCTTTGGCAGCCCTTGAAGCCTTAAATGGGAAACATAGGATGGAG GGTTCAAGTGTGCCTCTGGTTGTTAAGTGGGCTGACACTGAAAAGCAAAGACAAGCTCGAAGGGCACAAAAAGCTCAATTTCAGGCCAACAGTGTTCCTCATCCCAGTTCAATGCAGCAGGCATCAATATTTGGAGCATTACCATTGGGCTATATGCCTCCATATAATGGATATGGGTATCAG CCACCTGGAACTTATGGACTCATGCAGTACCCTTTAGCTTCAATGCAAAATCAAGCTTCatatcataatatgattctaCCTGCTAATCAAGGGAATACACTACATGGGATCAGTTCTGATGTTTCCACAGGCATAACACCTAAAAGTTTGAATACAACAGAATCTGGTGGCTATGTAGGTTCTCCATATCCCACAGTGTCTGGTCTTCAATATCCATTGCCATATCCACCAAGTATTGGCCATTTGGGGAATTCCCACGGCTTAGGCCAACCCGTAAATATGACTAACCCCACAACATCTTCAAGCCGTAGCATGACTTCTGGGGGTTGGATAGAAG GCCCTCCTGGAGCTAACTTATTTATATATCATATACCTCAAGAATATGGTGATCAGGAGCTTGCAAATGCCTTCCAAGGATTTGGCAGGGTCTTAAGTGCTAATGTTTTTGTAGACAAAGCAACTGGTGTTAGTAAATGTTTTG GTTTTGTAAGTTATGACTCACCTGCACCTGCCCAGGCTGCCATCAATGTGATGAATGGTTTCCAATTAGGTGGTAAGAAGTTGAAGGTACAacttaagaaagaaaacaaaGTAAACCTTATTAATGGTGAAATTCGTCTATGA
- the LOC135619017 gene encoding RNA-binding protein BRN1-like isoform X1 encodes MAEGERKGGEGGGGGTVERGEERVKLFVGQVPKHMTEDELLALFKEVALVAEVSVIKDKVTKASRGCCFLICPSRQEADKAVAASHNKRTLPGASSPLQVKYADGELERLENKLFIGMLPKNISDAEVAELFSKYGTIRDLQILRSSQQTSKAGCAFLKYEMKEQALAALEALNGKHRMEGSSVPLVVKWADTEKQRQARRAQKAQFQANSVPHPSSMQQASIFGALPLGYMPPYNGYGYQPPGTYGLMQYPLASMQNQASYHNMILPANQGNTLHGISSDVSTGITPKSLNTTESGGYVGSPYPTVSGLQYPLPYPPSIGHLGNSHGLGQPVNMTNPTTSSSRSMTSGGWIEGPPGANLFIYHIPQEYGDQELANAFQGFGRVLSANVFVDKATGVSKCFGFVSYDSPAPAQAAINVMNGFQLGGKKLKVQLKKENKVNLINGEIRL; translated from the exons ATGGCTGAAGGAGAGAGGAAAGgaggcgaaggaggaggagggggtaCAGTGGAGAGGGGAGAGGAGAGGGTGAAGCTGTTCGTGGGGCAGGTGCCGAAGCACATGACGGAGGATGAGCTCCTGGCCTTGTTCAAGGAGGTGGCACTCGTGGCCGAGGTCAGCGTCATCAAGGACAAAGTCACCAAGGCCTCCCGAG GTTGCTGTTTCCTGATCTGCCCCTCGCGCCAGGAGGCCGACAAGGCGGTCGCCGCTTCCCATAACAAACGAACACTTCCCGGT GCTTCTAGTCCATTACAAGTAAAGTATGCTGATGGTGAGCTTGAGAGGCTAG AAAACAAGCTTTTCATTGGAATGCTTCCGAAGAACATATCTGATGCTGAAGTTGCAGAACTCTTTTCAAAATATGGTACTATTAGGGACTTACAGATCTTGAGAAGTTCTCAGCAAACAAGTAAAG CTGGCTGTgcattcttgaaatatgaaatgaAAGAACAAGCTTTGGCAGCCCTTGAAGCCTTAAATGGGAAACATAGGATGGAG GGTTCAAGTGTGCCTCTGGTTGTTAAGTGGGCTGACACTGAAAAGCAAAGACAAGCTCGAAGGGCACAAAAAGCTCAATTTCAGGCCAACAGTGTTCCTCATCCCAGTTCAATGCAGCAGGCATCAATATTTGGAGCATTACCATTGGGCTATATGCCTCCATATAATGGATATGGGTATCAG CCACCTGGAACTTATGGACTCATGCAGTACCCTTTAGCTTCAATGCAAAATCAAGCTTCatatcataatatgattctaCCTGCTAATCAAGGGAATACACTACATGGGATCAGTTCTGATGTTTCCACAGGCATAACACCTAAAAGTTTGAATACAACAGAATCTGGTGGCTATGTAGGTTCTCCATATCCCACAGTGTCTGGTCTTCAATATCCATTGCCATATCCACCAAGTATTGGCCATTTGGGGAATTCCCACGGCTTAGGCCAACCCGTAAATATGACTAACCCCACAACATCTTCAAGCCGTAGCATGACTTCTGGGGGTTGGATAGAAG GCCCTCCTGGAGCTAACTTATTTATATATCATATACCTCAAGAATATGGTGATCAGGAGCTTGCAAATGCCTTCCAAGGATTTGGCAGGGTCTTAAGTGCTAATGTTTTTGTAGACAAAGCAACTGGTGTTAGTAAATGTTTTG GTTTTGTAAGTTATGACTCACCTGCACCTGCCCAGGCTGCCATCAATGTGATGAATGGTTTCCAATTAGGTGGTAAGAAGTTGAAGGTACAacttaagaaagaaaacaaaGTAAACCTTATTAATGGTGAAATTCGTCTATGA
- the LOC135619017 gene encoding RNA-binding protein BRN1-like isoform X5, with protein MARSNASSPLQVKYADENKLFIGMLPKNISDAEVAELFSKYGTIRDLQILRSSQQTSKAGCAFLKYEMKEQALAALEALNGKHRMEGSSVPLVVKWADTEKQRQARRAQKAQFQANSVPHPSSMQQASIFGALPLGYMPPYNGYGYQPPGTYGLMQYPLASMQNQASYHNMILPANQGNTLHGISSDVSTGITPKSLNTTESGGYVGSPYPTVSGLQYPLPYPPSIGHLGNSHGLGQPVNMTNPTTSSSRSMTSGGWIEGPPGANLFIYHIPQEYGDQELANAFQGFGRVLSANVFVDKATGVSKCFGFVSYDSPAPAQAAINVMNGFQLGGKKLKVQLKKENKVNLINGEIRL; from the exons ATGGCCAGAAGTAAT GCTTCTAGTCCATTACAAGTAAAGTATGCTGATG AAAACAAGCTTTTCATTGGAATGCTTCCGAAGAACATATCTGATGCTGAAGTTGCAGAACTCTTTTCAAAATATGGTACTATTAGGGACTTACAGATCTTGAGAAGTTCTCAGCAAACAAGTAAAG CTGGCTGTgcattcttgaaatatgaaatgaAAGAACAAGCTTTGGCAGCCCTTGAAGCCTTAAATGGGAAACATAGGATGGAG GGTTCAAGTGTGCCTCTGGTTGTTAAGTGGGCTGACACTGAAAAGCAAAGACAAGCTCGAAGGGCACAAAAAGCTCAATTTCAGGCCAACAGTGTTCCTCATCCCAGTTCAATGCAGCAGGCATCAATATTTGGAGCATTACCATTGGGCTATATGCCTCCATATAATGGATATGGGTATCAG CCACCTGGAACTTATGGACTCATGCAGTACCCTTTAGCTTCAATGCAAAATCAAGCTTCatatcataatatgattctaCCTGCTAATCAAGGGAATACACTACATGGGATCAGTTCTGATGTTTCCACAGGCATAACACCTAAAAGTTTGAATACAACAGAATCTGGTGGCTATGTAGGTTCTCCATATCCCACAGTGTCTGGTCTTCAATATCCATTGCCATATCCACCAAGTATTGGCCATTTGGGGAATTCCCACGGCTTAGGCCAACCCGTAAATATGACTAACCCCACAACATCTTCAAGCCGTAGCATGACTTCTGGGGGTTGGATAGAAG GCCCTCCTGGAGCTAACTTATTTATATATCATATACCTCAAGAATATGGTGATCAGGAGCTTGCAAATGCCTTCCAAGGATTTGGCAGGGTCTTAAGTGCTAATGTTTTTGTAGACAAAGCAACTGGTGTTAGTAAATGTTTTG GTTTTGTAAGTTATGACTCACCTGCACCTGCCCAGGCTGCCATCAATGTGATGAATGGTTTCCAATTAGGTGGTAAGAAGTTGAAGGTACAacttaagaaagaaaacaaaGTAAACCTTATTAATGGTGAAATTCGTCTATGA
- the LOC135619017 gene encoding RNA-binding protein BRN1-like isoform X4 → MARSNASSPLQVKYADGELERLENKLFIGMLPKNISDAEVAELFSKYGTIRDLQILRSSQQTSKAGCAFLKYEMKEQALAALEALNGKHRMEGSSVPLVVKWADTEKQRQARRAQKAQFQANSVPHPSSMQQASIFGALPLGYMPPYNGYGYQPPGTYGLMQYPLASMQNQASYHNMILPANQGNTLHGISSDVSTGITPKSLNTTESGGYVGSPYPTVSGLQYPLPYPPSIGHLGNSHGLGQPVNMTNPTTSSSRSMTSGGWIEGPPGANLFIYHIPQEYGDQELANAFQGFGRVLSANVFVDKATGVSKCFGFVSYDSPAPAQAAINVMNGFQLGGKKLKVQLKKENKVNLINGEIRL, encoded by the exons ATGGCCAGAAGTAAT GCTTCTAGTCCATTACAAGTAAAGTATGCTGATGGTGAGCTTGAGAGGCTAG AAAACAAGCTTTTCATTGGAATGCTTCCGAAGAACATATCTGATGCTGAAGTTGCAGAACTCTTTTCAAAATATGGTACTATTAGGGACTTACAGATCTTGAGAAGTTCTCAGCAAACAAGTAAAG CTGGCTGTgcattcttgaaatatgaaatgaAAGAACAAGCTTTGGCAGCCCTTGAAGCCTTAAATGGGAAACATAGGATGGAG GGTTCAAGTGTGCCTCTGGTTGTTAAGTGGGCTGACACTGAAAAGCAAAGACAAGCTCGAAGGGCACAAAAAGCTCAATTTCAGGCCAACAGTGTTCCTCATCCCAGTTCAATGCAGCAGGCATCAATATTTGGAGCATTACCATTGGGCTATATGCCTCCATATAATGGATATGGGTATCAG CCACCTGGAACTTATGGACTCATGCAGTACCCTTTAGCTTCAATGCAAAATCAAGCTTCatatcataatatgattctaCCTGCTAATCAAGGGAATACACTACATGGGATCAGTTCTGATGTTTCCACAGGCATAACACCTAAAAGTTTGAATACAACAGAATCTGGTGGCTATGTAGGTTCTCCATATCCCACAGTGTCTGGTCTTCAATATCCATTGCCATATCCACCAAGTATTGGCCATTTGGGGAATTCCCACGGCTTAGGCCAACCCGTAAATATGACTAACCCCACAACATCTTCAAGCCGTAGCATGACTTCTGGGGGTTGGATAGAAG GCCCTCCTGGAGCTAACTTATTTATATATCATATACCTCAAGAATATGGTGATCAGGAGCTTGCAAATGCCTTCCAAGGATTTGGCAGGGTCTTAAGTGCTAATGTTTTTGTAGACAAAGCAACTGGTGTTAGTAAATGTTTTG GTTTTGTAAGTTATGACTCACCTGCACCTGCCCAGGCTGCCATCAATGTGATGAATGGTTTCCAATTAGGTGGTAAGAAGTTGAAGGTACAacttaagaaagaaaacaaaGTAAACCTTATTAATGGTGAAATTCGTCTATGA
- the LOC135619017 gene encoding RNA-binding protein BRN1-like isoform X3, whose amino-acid sequence MAEGERKGGEGGGGGTVERGEERVKLFVGQVPKHMTEDELLALFKEVALVAEVSVIKDKVTKASRGCCFLICPSRQEADKAVAASHNKRTLPGASSPLQVKYADGELERLENKLFIGMLPKNISDAEVAELFSKYGTIRDLQILRSSQQTSKAGCAFLKYEMKEQALAALEALNGKHRMEGSSVPLVVKWADTEKQRQARRAQKAQFQANSVPHPSSMQQASIFGALPLGYMPPYNGYGYQPPGTYGLMQYPLASMQNQASYHNMILPANQGNTLHGISSDVSTGITPKSLNTTESGGYVGSPYPTVSGLQYPLPYPPSIGHLGNSHGLGQPVNMTNPTTSSSRSMTSGGWIEGPPGANLFIYHIPQEYGDQELANAFQGFGRVLSANVFVDKATGVL is encoded by the exons ATGGCTGAAGGAGAGAGGAAAGgaggcgaaggaggaggagggggtaCAGTGGAGAGGGGAGAGGAGAGGGTGAAGCTGTTCGTGGGGCAGGTGCCGAAGCACATGACGGAGGATGAGCTCCTGGCCTTGTTCAAGGAGGTGGCACTCGTGGCCGAGGTCAGCGTCATCAAGGACAAAGTCACCAAGGCCTCCCGAG GTTGCTGTTTCCTGATCTGCCCCTCGCGCCAGGAGGCCGACAAGGCGGTCGCCGCTTCCCATAACAAACGAACACTTCCCGGT GCTTCTAGTCCATTACAAGTAAAGTATGCTGATGGTGAGCTTGAGAGGCTAG AAAACAAGCTTTTCATTGGAATGCTTCCGAAGAACATATCTGATGCTGAAGTTGCAGAACTCTTTTCAAAATATGGTACTATTAGGGACTTACAGATCTTGAGAAGTTCTCAGCAAACAAGTAAAG CTGGCTGTgcattcttgaaatatgaaatgaAAGAACAAGCTTTGGCAGCCCTTGAAGCCTTAAATGGGAAACATAGGATGGAG GGTTCAAGTGTGCCTCTGGTTGTTAAGTGGGCTGACACTGAAAAGCAAAGACAAGCTCGAAGGGCACAAAAAGCTCAATTTCAGGCCAACAGTGTTCCTCATCCCAGTTCAATGCAGCAGGCATCAATATTTGGAGCATTACCATTGGGCTATATGCCTCCATATAATGGATATGGGTATCAG CCACCTGGAACTTATGGACTCATGCAGTACCCTTTAGCTTCAATGCAAAATCAAGCTTCatatcataatatgattctaCCTGCTAATCAAGGGAATACACTACATGGGATCAGTTCTGATGTTTCCACAGGCATAACACCTAAAAGTTTGAATACAACAGAATCTGGTGGCTATGTAGGTTCTCCATATCCCACAGTGTCTGGTCTTCAATATCCATTGCCATATCCACCAAGTATTGGCCATTTGGGGAATTCCCACGGCTTAGGCCAACCCGTAAATATGACTAACCCCACAACATCTTCAAGCCGTAGCATGACTTCTGGGGGTTGGATAGAAG GCCCTCCTGGAGCTAACTTATTTATATATCATATACCTCAAGAATATGGTGATCAGGAGCTTGCAAATGCCTTCCAAGGATTTGGCAGGGTCTTAAGTGCTAATGTTTTTGTAGACAAAGCAACTGGT GTTTTGTAA
- the LOC135619010 gene encoding probable indole-3-pyruvate monooxygenase YUCCA10, whose protein sequence is MREDVVVIVGAGQSGLATAACLMALSVPCLILERDDCIASLWRKRCYDRVTLHLKKQYSELPHAPHRPETPTYMPKWDFIRYLDDYAAGFRLRIDLRREVVSAEFDEAEGRWRVKARRGEDGGVQEYAARYLVVASGENDEIVVPEIPGLAEFGGTVVHSSVYRSGSEYEGKAVLVVGCGNSGMEVALDLAEHGARTSIVVRSRLHIVSKEIWSVAMLFMRFLPCRLLDSLILLLCRLKFGDLSKHGLHKPRKGPMYLKKYSRIYPIVDVGTVEKIKSGEIQVLPSIQSIKDNYVTFSDGKFQHFDAIVLATGYRSAVKKWLKGDDYLLGEDGMAKQMFPGHWKGKNRLYCAGLARRGIYGSAEDAQSIANDIACDYQCQKISS, encoded by the exons atgagagagGACGTGGTGGTGATAGTGGGAGCTGGGCAGTCCGGCCTGGCGACGGCGGCGTGCCTGATGGCGCTGTCGGTGCCGTGCCTCATCCTCGAGCGCGACGACTGCATCGCCTCACTCTGGCGCAAGCGATGCTACGACCGCGTCACCCTCCACCTGAAGAAGCAGTACTCGGAGCTGCCGCACGCGCCCCACCGGCCGGAGACGCCGACGTACATGCCGAAGTGGGACTTCATCCGGTACCTGGACGATTACGCGGCGGGGTTCCGCCTTCGGATCGATCTGCGGCGAGAGGTGGTGTCGGCGGAGTTCGACGAGGCGGAGGGGAGGTGGCGGGTCAAGGCGAGGCGCGGCGAGGACGGGGGCGTGCAGGAGTACGCGGCCAGGTACCTGGTGGTAGCGAGCGGGGAGAACGATGAGATAGTGGTGCCGGAGATCCCGGGGCTGGCGGAGTTCGGCGGCACGGTGGTGCACTCGAGCGTGTACCGGTCCGGATCGGAGTACGAAGGGAAGGCGGTGCTGGTTGTTGGGTGTGGGAATTCGGGCATGGAAGTGGCGCTCGATCTGGCCGAGCACGGGGCCCGCACTTCCATCGTGGTACGAAGCCGG CTTCACATTGTGTCGAAGGAGATATGGTCAGTGGCTATGCTTTTCATGAGATTCTTGCCATGTCGTCTGCTGGATTCTCTCATTCTGCTACTATGTCGCTTAAAGTTTGGCGATCTTTCCAAGCATGGCTTACACAAACCAAGGAAGGGACCAATGTATCTGAAGAAGTACAGCCGAATCTACCCTATTGTGGATGTTGGCACAGTGGAGAAGATCAAGTCTGGAGAAATCCAG GTGTTACCTTCAATACAAAGTATCAAAGATAACTATGTGACGTTTTCTGATGGAAAGTTTCAGCATTTTGATGCCATAGTTCTTGCTACAGGCTACAGAAGCGCAGTGAAGAAATGGCTCAAG GGTGATGACTACCTCCTTGGTGAAGATGGAATGGCCAAACAAATGTTCCCAGGCCACTGGAAAGGCAAGAACAGACTCTACTGTGCTGGGCTTGCAAGAAGAGGGATTTATGGGTCTGCAGAAGATGCACAGAGTATAGCCAATGACATTGCTTGTGACTATCAATGTCAAAAGATAAGCAGCTGA
- the LOC135619034 gene encoding vesicle-associated protein 1-1-like isoform X1: protein MGGNSRANSPSFYLRGAIRKSNLRSPDHEGAMDTGQVLVEIQPQEELRFTFELRKQSFCSVQLVNISNDYVAFKVKTTSPKRYCVQPNMGIILPRSTCNFTVTMQAPKETPRDMQLKDKFLVQSTVIPFGTTDEDIVPSFFFKENGKYIQENKLRVALISHLHPPPPENRTLRQEPAHDIPDLAEISIATNGILKHEPAEEVPILIETSISNSGALKQELDHEREMSKETCYFSDQTLGGVADVTPSLVAEDIDELKLKLNNLEAKFNEAEKTITSMREENIAAIQDRDKFQLEIAALRRKYVVNIQSGFPFSFIVFVALVTMAFGYLLHP from the exons ATGGGGGGGAATTCGAGGGCGAATTCGCCGTCTTTCTACCTCCGCGGCGCGATCCGGAAGTCCAATCTGCGATCCCCA GACCACGAGGGCGCGATGGATACAGGTCAAGTGCTTGTGGAAATCCAGCCTCAAGAAGAACTTAGGTTCACAT TTGAGTTAAGGAAGCAGAGTTTTTGTTCTGTTCAACTTGTCAACATATCCAATGATTATGTTGCATTCAAG GTTAAAACAACATCTCCTAAGAGATACTGTGTGCAACCAAATATGGGCATCATTCTACCAAGATCAACATGCAACTTTACAG TTACTATGCAAGCGCCGAAGGAAACTCCACGTGATATGCAATTAAAAGATAAGTTCCTTGTTCAGAGCACAGTCATTCCATTTGGTACTACTGATGAGGACATTGTACCAAGTTTT TTCTTTAAAGAAAATGGTAAATATATCCAAGAAAACAAGTTGAGAGTTGCCCTTATCAGCCATCTACATCCTCCACCACCAGAAAATAGAACTTTGAGGCAGGAGCCAGCTCATGATATTCCTGATTTGGCTGAGATTTCTATTGCCACTAATGGCATTTTGAAACATGAACCAGCTGAAGAAGTTCCCATTTTGATAGAAACTTCTATCTCAAACAGTGGTGCTCTGAAACAGGAGCTTGATCATGAAAGAGAGATGTCAAAAGAGACTTGTTATTTTAGTGATCAAACACTTGGTGGAGTAGCAGATGTAACCCCATCTCTT GTGGCCGAAGATATTGATGAGTTGAAGTTGAAACTCAATAATCTCGAAGCAAAATTCAATGAG GCTGAGAAGACAATAACAAGTATGAGAGAAGAGAATATTGCAGCAATTCAAGACAGAGATAAATTTCAACTAGAAATT GCTGCGCTGAGAAGGAAATATGTTGTCAACATTCAATCCGGTTTTCCATTTTCGTTTATAGTATTCGTGGCACTAGTTACTATGGCATTTGGATATCTACTGCACccatga
- the LOC135619034 gene encoding vesicle-associated protein 1-1-like isoform X2, producing MGGNSRANSPSFYLRGAIRKSNLRSPRTTRARWIQVKCLWKSSLKKNLGSHVKTTSPKRYCVQPNMGIILPRSTCNFTVTMQAPKETPRDMQLKDKFLVQSTVIPFGTTDEDIVPSFFFKENGKYIQENKLRVALISHLHPPPPENRTLRQEPAHDIPDLAEISIATNGILKHEPAEEVPILIETSISNSGALKQELDHEREMSKETCYFSDQTLGGVADVTPSLVAEDIDELKLKLNNLEAKFNEAEKTITSMREENIAAIQDRDKFQLEIAALRRKYVVNIQSGFPFSFIVFVALVTMAFGYLLHP from the exons ATGGGGGGGAATTCGAGGGCGAATTCGCCGTCTTTCTACCTCCGCGGCGCGATCCGGAAGTCCAATCTGCGATCCCCA AGGACCACGAGGGCGCGATGGATACAGGTCAAGTGCTTGTGGAAATCCAGCCTCAAGAAGAACTTAGGTTCACAT GTTAAAACAACATCTCCTAAGAGATACTGTGTGCAACCAAATATGGGCATCATTCTACCAAGATCAACATGCAACTTTACAG TTACTATGCAAGCGCCGAAGGAAACTCCACGTGATATGCAATTAAAAGATAAGTTCCTTGTTCAGAGCACAGTCATTCCATTTGGTACTACTGATGAGGACATTGTACCAAGTTTT TTCTTTAAAGAAAATGGTAAATATATCCAAGAAAACAAGTTGAGAGTTGCCCTTATCAGCCATCTACATCCTCCACCACCAGAAAATAGAACTTTGAGGCAGGAGCCAGCTCATGATATTCCTGATTTGGCTGAGATTTCTATTGCCACTAATGGCATTTTGAAACATGAACCAGCTGAAGAAGTTCCCATTTTGATAGAAACTTCTATCTCAAACAGTGGTGCTCTGAAACAGGAGCTTGATCATGAAAGAGAGATGTCAAAAGAGACTTGTTATTTTAGTGATCAAACACTTGGTGGAGTAGCAGATGTAACCCCATCTCTT GTGGCCGAAGATATTGATGAGTTGAAGTTGAAACTCAATAATCTCGAAGCAAAATTCAATGAG GCTGAGAAGACAATAACAAGTATGAGAGAAGAGAATATTGCAGCAATTCAAGACAGAGATAAATTTCAACTAGAAATT GCTGCGCTGAGAAGGAAATATGTTGTCAACATTCAATCCGGTTTTCCATTTTCGTTTATAGTATTCGTGGCACTAGTTACTATGGCATTTGGATATCTACTGCACccatga